A region of the Legionella sp. PATHC035 genome:
TTAAACTGTCTTCAGACAGCGCTTTGCCATTAGTTTGCAATAGTTTTTTAAGATACAAAACACTGAGCACACCCTCATGGCTTTTATTGACCTGCTGGTCAGGTACTCCCTTATCAGGGAAAAAGTCCGCTCTCGGAGAGTAAAAAGCAGCAGAGTTTAATCCCCCATCAGTATGATATAAGACAGGCTTTGGAGAAGGTGGGTCGCGCCACTCTAATGGTTTAATAATATCATGTTTGGTAATTATGAGGGCTTCCCAATGGGTTTGTCGAGTGATTCCTTGACCACGTTCATTGTTTGTAAATACATATCCAACCATCTCTTTTTCACCAAGTGACTTTTGGATAGCAAGAATTTCATCTATTGCTTGCTCTTTTGTTAAGCAACAAGTGCGCATTTTTGATTGAAGGTCTTTACTTAAACTCTTCCTTCGATTTTCTAATCTAGCTTGAGCTTGAGCCGATAATTTTTTTTGGCAAAAATTCTCTATCTCGTGCACTTGCTCTGGATTGAGATTTTTTTTTAATCGGTTGTTTTCCAGAAATCCTTCAGATTTGAGAAAATCATAAAGCTCATGCAACTCTTTAGTTGAAAGGTGTGTAGATGACTTTAAAACAGCAGAATCACTGAATTCGCATATTTTTAAAAAATTATAGTACGTTTGCGTTTTAGCGGTAACTGCATCAAGTTGAGCAGCAAAGCCATTAATATTAGCTTGGAGAATGTGCTTATGATAATCTCCATTCCTGATCAAACGAATACCATGTTTTTCTCTATAATATGCAAAAATCTCTCCCAGATCTTCAAATTTAAGTTGGGTTTCATGCGCATCGAAGCTGTCTCCTCCAATCGGCGAAGCCTGGAATTCTGCTTTTCGATTAGATTTTTCTCTCATGATAACTCCGTCGAAAGACATACTTTGGAATGAGATATTTTTGGGGTTCATCCCAGTTTTGGACTCATGCTAATTATTATAGTATGCCTAATCAAATTACGCATAAATCGCCTGAATTATAGGCTCATGGTGGTGTTCAAAAATTTAAATGATGACCTAGGTATAAAATGAGTATCAAAGAATGGAGTAACCAAAGTTGAAATAAAGTGAGTAACCCGTAGTCCGGGTTAAACAACTAGCATCTTCCTCTTAACGTTGGAGCTAGGTTTAGATTGCTGCGGATTTATCGAACGCAGATGCGCGCGATTTGAATTACGAGTTAAATGTACTCAGATTTTGGCTTTTGTTATAACATAGGCAACATAAATCAACCTACTAAAACTATGTGTATGCCAGGTCAACCAATCCCCGAAAAGCAGCTGATTGAGTTATTAAAAAATTACTACGCGATCCTCGCAAAAGAAATTCTACCGCTTCAATTAGGCGCTGACATGAATGCATTGGTGTATAGAGTAAAGGCCCCATCCAAGGCTTATTTTTTAAAACTTAAATACGGTAATCATGAAAAAAACCACATGGATGTTATTCAGTTACTGCATGATTCACACGTAAAGGAAATTATTTTTCCTGTTTCTTCTGTTGATGGCAAATTAATAAAACAATTTAACGCCTTGCAAATGATTGTTTACCCTTTTATTGAGGGATTCGATGGATTCCAGCAAGTATTAACAAAAAATCAGTGGATTAAGTTAGGAAAAACATTAAAACAAATTCATACATTAACCATACCGCTTGCGCTTCGAAAATCACTGAGAACCGAAACGTATTCTCCAAAATGGCGCGAAATAGTTAAATCTTTATACTCTCTAATAGAATCGAATACATCCACCAATAAAATGACTGTAGCGTTTAAAAGTTATTATCTTAACCAATTCGATTCGATTAATCGACTCGTTAATTCGGCAGAAGCATTGGTGAAACAAATACAGTTTAATGCACAGGACTACGTCTTGTGTCATGCAGATGTACATGCTGGAAACATTTTAATGACTTCGGATGAATCATTTTACATTATTGATTGGGACGACCCTATGATGGCTCCCAAAGAACGAGATCTTATGTTTATAGGCGGTGGCGTCGGCAATGTTTGGAATTTATCTGCAGAAGTAGCCTATTTTTATGAGGGCTATGGTGAGGTTCTGATCGATAAAACGATTTTGTCCTATTACAGGCATGAACGTATTATCGAGGATATCGCTCTTTATGGACTCGATTTACTCTCCTCCAATCAGAGCGATCAATCGAAACGGGTGAGTCTAGAGCATTTTAAATCGATGTTTGAACGCAATGGTGTTGTTGATATAGCATTTCAGGGCCTTGAATAAAATATGTGACCTGTTGGGAGTGGAAGTATATGATGTTTTTTATTCGCCCAAAGTGATGAAACTCCTGTTGTGCCGTTAATCAAACACAATGGATTGCTTGATAAAATAATTCAATCATTGTGCTGTAAACGAAATCTTTGTCGTGTTATTTTACTCTTCACTCTTTAGGTTATTCTATGTTTCAGTAAGGATATGCCCCCTATCGCTCATCTCACATTGTCATTGCAGATGCATTTATGGGGTCAACTGATTTGTTGCACAGAATGTTTCACATCAGAATAGGCTGTATCTCTTAATACATTTCCATGAGCGCTAATAAGATGTTTGAATCTCAATTGTAACAATGAGTCGAAATCAGCCTTATGAACACCTGTAGCATTAAGCCATATAGGTGAAATTCGTGCCTTTGCTATTTCTCCATGAGATAGAGCCATCTGTGCTGTATCTTCGCTAAAGAATTCATCAATTTCAATCCAATTTTTTATGCTGTCGCAGGTGATAATAATACCCCCATGATCTTCAATATAGATGAAGCCCTCAGAAGGAGATGAACTTTTGAACATGAAAAAATGGCAGTTTTTTATTGGCAGTTCATCCTGGTCCTGTAAATAACGTACATCATGATGTTTTTCCTCAGTAGGAACAGACCATAATTTGGCGTGATATCTATTCACATAAAACAGATCATCTCTTCCATGAAATGCTCCAATGCTCAAAACATGCCTTACGGTACCTAAATTATCAAGCGCTTGTAATCCAATCTCGTTCAGTCGTACCGTATTGATGAGAGTTAAATCGCCGTTCGATTCAATAATTGTCATATTTCTACTGTGCTGAATCTTTGTATTATCAAAATGAGTAATATTAGTACCACGGACAACATAGATCCCTTCAAATGCTTCAATTATATCGCCATGAGGCCATGCTGGAGCGTATTTAGGCATAATTGTACTCCGGTCAATTCTAAATAGTTATTTCTGCATTGAATGATACTTGAGTATCACCAGCTATACTATGTAATAGACAAAAAGGAACTATCAAAGAGAAATGAGATGATCTTTAAGTTAGGTAAGGAAGCCACATTACTGCTTATGGAGGGTTCTAAAAGGGCCATTCCTTTTAATATCATTTTGGCCTCCTTGCTCGCACTTATTTTATATCATCAGGCCCCCTTCTTACTGATTAGTGGCTGGTATTGCGGAATTTTAATCATTAGTTTTATTAGATGGAATTTTTGCAGACGAATCATTAAGAACGATTTGGATCCGGGTGAAAAACAATCTATTTTAATCAAGTTTTTTTTTCTCACGCTACTCATGGGGATTGCATGGGGGGCTTGCTACTTAATTTCCTTAGCTTATGTAACTGAGCTCTATGAGTTCATTATTATTTTAGTATTCGGTGGAATGAGTGCTGGTTCAATCGCGACACTCTCTGTTTGTTTACCAGCATATTATGCTTATATAGTTCCCATGTTTTTACCAGTAATTGCCTATAACTATTTAGTTCTGGATATGGACAGAGCCCTTTTGGCAACTATGTTTTTATTGTTTGTGGTGATGCTTCTTATTTCCGCAAAAATTAATATGAAATTATTGCATAAAAGCTTTCAATTATCCCACGAAAGAGAAACATTGATTTATGAGTTACAAATTATATCGATAACTGATCCTTTAACTGGGTTGTATAACAGAAGACATTTTGAATTTCTATTCCCTCAAGAGCTTAAACGAGCGAAACGCAATAAATACCCTTTAAATCTCATATCTATGGATGTTGATAATTTTAAGTTAATTAATGATAATTTTGGCCATCCTTATGGTGATAAATTTTTAATCGGAATTGCGGAACTTCTCAATAGTGTTTGTCAACGATCAAATGATACACTTTTTCGGCTAGGCGGCGATGAGTTTGCTGCAATTCTTGCCAATCAGCCTCTTGAAGAGGCCATCTCTGTATGTCAAACAATAAACGGTTTATTTCAAAAAAAACTTGTTCATGGTGAAGATTCCATTCTTCATGATCAGACCATTTGGGAGCAAGTGACATTAAGTATAGGGATTGTTAATATTCATTTTGATTATTCATCGAATATTGAAACGGTGATTAACCTTGCTGATAAGGCACTATATCAAGCTAAAAAAGGAGGGAAAAATCAAATAGTAATTGAGCAGTTGCATTAGTTGAAACTCGCCATAAAAGTTTAAAACGATATCAAAATATCGCGCTCCCTGGAATGCATTAGCGAAAGTATTTTAAATTCGCACTCTCTATAAATAAATCTCATTGTGCAAAATAAAAAAGCCGATTATTTTTCAATTAAAAAATAGACCTGAGTACTTGAAAAACAAATAGTTTAATATAAGATAAAGATTGAACTTCCTAAGTGTGTGATTTTTCATCGTTTTTGTGATTTAAAAGAAATAAGGCTTTTATGATTCAAGTAAATGTTTGGCTTTCAACAACGCAAATTTTTGGCAAACGGATTAAAAACAGATTCTTTGGTCCATTATTAGCCTCTGATGAGGATGAAAATATTGGCCACGCTAACTTTTACATGGAGCTTAATGAGCGCTCGCGCGGCTTCGCAAAACTGGAAGAAAATCCAAGCCATTTTTTTGTAAAAAAGAGTCTTAGCTATGTACCTGAGTTGGTTGAAGGTAAATCAGGCAAATACTATAGGCGAAAAACCCTGAAAAGCGTTGAGGTAACCCACA
Encoded here:
- a CDS encoding aminoglycoside phosphotransferase family protein, translating into MPGQPIPEKQLIELLKNYYAILAKEILPLQLGADMNALVYRVKAPSKAYFLKLKYGNHEKNHMDVIQLLHDSHVKEIIFPVSSVDGKLIKQFNALQMIVYPFIEGFDGFQQVLTKNQWIKLGKTLKQIHTLTIPLALRKSLRTETYSPKWREIVKSLYSLIESNTSTNKMTVAFKSYYLNQFDSINRLVNSAEALVKQIQFNAQDYVLCHADVHAGNILMTSDESFYIIDWDDPMMAPKERDLMFIGGGVGNVWNLSAEVAYFYEGYGEVLIDKTILSYYRHERIIEDIALYGLDLLSSNQSDQSKRVSLEHFKSMFERNGVVDIAFQGLE
- a CDS encoding GGDEF domain-containing protein — translated: MIFKLGKEATLLLMEGSKRAIPFNIILASLLALILYHQAPFLLISGWYCGILIISFIRWNFCRRIIKNDLDPGEKQSILIKFFFLTLLMGIAWGACYLISLAYVTELYEFIIILVFGGMSAGSIATLSVCLPAYYAYIVPMFLPVIAYNYLVLDMDRALLATMFLLFVVMLLISAKINMKLLHKSFQLSHERETLIYELQIISITDPLTGLYNRRHFEFLFPQELKRAKRNKYPLNLISMDVDNFKLINDNFGHPYGDKFLIGIAELLNSVCQRSNDTLFRLGGDEFAAILANQPLEEAISVCQTINGLFQKKLVHGEDSILHDQTIWEQVTLSIGIVNIHFDYSSNIETVINLADKALYQAKKGGKNQIVIEQLH